Within the Musa acuminata AAA Group cultivar baxijiao chromosome BXJ2-9, Cavendish_Baxijiao_AAA, whole genome shotgun sequence genome, the region ttaattttttcttttcttaatttAGTAAATTTTCAGTAAGACAAACACAAGGATCAATGGTGAGAAAATATTCATGTAGCTGACTCCAAATGGTTGGAAATACAGTTTGTTCTACAAGTGGTTGCTGTCCAGTAAGACAGATATATTCATCTACATTTAAGACTTGTGATAACTTTGTAGTCATGTTTACTGATGTTTTCAAAATATATGGCATTTTACTAGTTCGACTACTGACCTATCTTCCCTTGGATGAAATTGTGTGCTAAACATTTTGACTTTATAGTTCTTTTTAATATTTGACATTGCAAGTAATGAATCAAATATAGAATCTGTGCAAAGCTCTATTGACACAGGATCCAAATAAAAGTAAGGGGCAAGAATGGACCAAGCACATTAAAGATGTATAGCTAGTCAACTTCACACGAATGTTTGGGAAGCTACACCTTCTACAGAAGTAAAATAATATGCCAACAATGTGATAAATCATACAGCTGTTTTATGTAGCTGAAATTTTAACCGATGTGGCCAAGATGAAAAGGCATGAGCAAAGGTCAAAATGTAAAAATGCCTGGAATCGTGCAAAACTTAGCTAAGGAGTTTGGAACAAAAAGATCATATACAAGTAAACAAATAAGAAAACTAAACAAATGAAAGTAAAAGCACGTTGGAATAGACCTTATTTTCTTGTTCAGCTCGCACATACTGTTAACAAATTCGTCTCTGCATCAACATAAAGATCGTGATTGAGTTTATACAGTTTTTAGTATATCGCACAAGAACAAAAAACTAGTATTACCGCATGAAACGCACTTCACTCTGTTCACCGATGCCAGGTGGATTAAGAAGATCAAATAACAAGGTCAAAGTTCGAAAACAaagaatgacaataatgaaagaaAATCTAACAACATTTGAGAGCATGCGAGCGATTCTCACCTTGAGTGTATCCAGATCAGAACGGAGCTTCAATATCTCCTCCTGCATTAGAGAAATCCTCGCCTACGCACGATAGTTACTATAAGAAAAGGATTTACAAGATCAATCGGCAACTAGAAAGGACGCGTAATCAGAACCTCTTGCGCATGGATTGATGCACCAATCATAGAAAGCTGAACCTGCGATCCCCTCAGCTCCTGCTCGACCATCTCCCTGGACCGCTTGGCCCCATCGAGGTCGGCATTTGCAACATTGAGATCGTTCTGAAGTTCGAGGAGCCGCTTCTTACGATCGGACACCCTAAGCTCTGTGTCGAAGACATGCGGATTGAGCGGGGCGCATCGGAGCTAGAGTGGAGGCACGAGAAGCATGGAGCGGCCATAGTGTACCTTCTTGGGATTTCTCCGAGGCGAAATTGCGGATCAGCGAGAGGAGATGTTTCTGGGATTCGCCGGACGCCATGGCGAGAAGGCGCCCCGAGGGCTCGGAGATGGCAGCCTAGCTTTTTGGGGAACAGCACTCGTCTCCCGCTCTTTGGTTCGAGCTTCAGCACGTGAAGAGAACGAAGGAGAACATAAGCGCGCATCGGCTCAAACTCGAGCTCGTTTTTGACTCGGATCGAACTCAAACACGAATTGAATTGATCGTTTTGACTCAATAAgagttattaaaaatattatatagtaaaaattttggatgataatttgattattattatttgttaattTCAGAATAATCTGGTCCGTCAATCCAGCTATAACAAATCATTGATTGACATCGGAACTCAAATGTCGGAGAAAATAAAGTATCAATTAGGCATGTCGTATTGggtataaaaaaatattctttattaaGTTTGTTTACAAATCAAATATATACAATAATTTTTTTAGTTATATTATCGTTTAAAACTCACTAAACTTATTTAAATACTCAGActtcttaaaaatatttatcataaattaaaactaacttaattatcaAAGGAATCTTATTGTAGATTTTTTTTTACCCTTAAATCGAAATAGGATATTAGATACATATATTTTattatgcttcgaaatgaaggCATGCCAACTACGATATTCATTTAGGAGTCTCAACCAGTGATACTTGCGTTTGAACATAGCTAAGTGGTGCTTTGATTACTTGTTTTTATCTTAACAAATAGATTAGGGGCAATAGGGATGCTTTGGCTCTAGTCGATCATATTAAATACTTTGACTATTTTATATCGTAGTTACACTCTACACATCATAGGCAAAAGGGATATTTTATATCGTAGTTACACTCTACACATCATAGGCAAAAGGGATACATCGATTATATCGTGCTTCATATGCTCGTTTGTCTTTAGTGAATACATCATGCTCAAAAGAGATATGTTAGTTTAttgaatatttaagatattttttattCACAGTAGACACTTATATTACGtgcattttaaataattttatttttctaatagAAGTATCACAAAGGAGATGCATTGGCCATAAtcagattttgtttttgtttttgtcaaTGACAAATACATGAAAATGAGATGGTTCAATCCTGTCATGCACTTCaaattatttctttatcataCACAGATGTATCACAAGTGCACCTGCTCGTTTCGGGAGGCTCCTCCATTTACGTTTTCCATGAACCTTGATGTAGGACACAAGTATGTGGTCTTCCTGCGCAGTCCACGCTCCTGTCCTGAGCCCTTCCCTTGCACAGCATGGCTTccttcccatctctctctctctctcgtttgaaAGAAGCTTGATTAGTTGTTGGCGACATTTATACGTCCTCAACTGTACGAGACAATTTCTCTGATCACCATATGATATTAATTGTGAGGAGCCATCGCTGATATTACAGCACCCCTATCGAGTCGACGTCGAGAAAAATTCTTACTGTCTGATATCACACAACTGTCAAATTTCTCCTCGTATGTGGCAGTCCCCCCCTTTCTAGATCCTAGGCAGATCTGCCCCCCCCACTTGTCACCCACAGTCGGTCGTTCGACGGCAGCTTCCCTGCTTCCCGTCTCAACCACGGCTACCGTACCAAGTTCCAAGCCTACGGTGCCACGCCAAGCATTTGTTGGGCCCAGTCAACGCATTTGGTGACTTTGCATCACAGGGAGCACACACTCTTGGTTCCTCCTTAttgcagaatttttttttttattcttcctccTTCCTTACCGTAGAAAAGTACCAACActtcttactttttatttttcttcctctttattgTAGAACTTGTTGATTCTTCCTGCATTCTTACTGCAAAAGTACTaacacttcttcctttttatttttcttttgatccttGTCATTGCTACATACTTCAACTTGCTCCCACATAGTAGTCCATATCTTCCATTTGTCTTAATCATCCACCTCTGTTGCTCCACTTACTATTCCAACAGGGAATTATAGTACTTTCCCACATACAaatcttatctccataaatgcagcatCCCTCATCcatttcaaattatccaaaggtgacaACTACGCATCCTAgcgtgctcaattttctaatattCTATTTGGCTATGACCTTCTAGGCTATATCGATGGCTCTCTTCCTTGTCCACCAAcgatgatcaacatcccaggagCATCCAGTCCAGTATcaaatccggaccacaaactatggttacgccaggatcgtCTCATTCTTCAAGCAATCCAAGCTTCAGTCATTggatccctcgccccactcataTCTTCGTGTGACACTACTGTTGAAGCCTGGTGcaagtgatggggatataaacaggaataacctttgtataggaacaaatactagaagaccataatacgcaacggaattaaatggaaccacaataaaatagaacaccaagatatacatggaaaaccccttcaatgtgaagggtaaaaaccacgggacaaactagagataatccactataagaataatgaatatacaaatctcaatctcttgccctaaaccctagcaacaatcacaagagaataactggggtacaaggatcacgtcactgcccacaatatctaaaacctccccaagtaatcacaacaagagtctactgtagatttgatctaacctgagagaacactgctagatgattgagaacagtctctctgcgttgtccttgtcttctttcctttctttctcttctttttctgccttgttttcctccttttctttggaatcccgtagctgttttcttctcccacgttgctgccctatttatgcctttttctgcctccaaaacatagccaccacacccccctaatgttaattagggttaggttaagagggagtatgggttgtgggctgcccaagcccactatgggctgaatttgtgggctgccaacCCAACAACCTTCCCCTTCAGCCCATTAGGGAGGCTGTCCCGCATgaccagttgtcggcatatctcctgtctttcttttggtaaggtcttcattccatttggtagcagtaccaaatcattagtgtggttcttctgaagagcatccatctcttcctgcatagcaactaaccacttctctttctgctcactttcaactgcttcctggtaactctctagttcacctgcattagtaagcatcacatactcatatgtagagtatcttctggaaggttgacgttgtctagaagatcttctcaactgaggttttgttggaagttgctctccaacttcttcttgctcaacatgtcctgcaggtaaatcaacatcaagctctacactatcttcctacacatctcccccatcaccttgatatactggaagaataattgggtcacaatctgctaatccttctgcagaagtattggctggtgccttcttcttcaaatcttcaaaggtttgatcctcaaagaaaactacatctatgcttctaaacaccttatgcttttctggatcccaaagcctgtaaccaaaatgatcatgtgggtagccaagaaaaatacattctttagtcttaccatccagcttgggcttctcattgtctggaatatatgcaaatgcgcgacaaccaaacactcttaaatgcttgtaggaaacatctttccctgaccatatatgctttgcaacatcaccatctagggctatacatagtgataagttgatcacatcaactgcggtcctcaaagcctcatcccaaaaccttttgggtagcttagcctgtgaaagcatacatatgatcttttccatgatggtgtggttcatcctctctgcaattgcattatactgaggtgtaccaggaactatcatctcatgttggatcacatgtgacctgcaatagtcattaaacaaacctgtatactcaccaccattatatgatattatgcatttcaatttcctttctgtcttcctttcaaccctagcatgaaactctttgaagacattaatcacctgatctttagtcttcaaagcataggcccaaactttcctggaaaaatcatctataaaagtgacaaaataaagtacaccacttataccaagaacatcaacagatccaccatgagttattgtcctcaaaggatcacatatatatgtataaacacggtctaaggcatgcatttttctagacaaagcagaactagcaaatgaaactctatgttgtttacctgccaaacaatcaatacaagggttcagatgtatacctttgaggtttggtaatacctctctctttgaaagagcttgcagccccttttcgctcatgtgtcccaatcgcctatgccacaactccatgctaaagtctttttctatagcatttaactgctcatcataagctttagcctgcaacttgtacaaagtatgacatttctttccattagctataacaagagaacccttactgagcttccattgccctttgtgaaatctgctatcatagtcttcatcatctagcattccaactgaaattagattcagcctcaagtcaaccacatgcctcacatccttaagcaccaacttgcagcctaagttggtctttaaatggatatcaaccatgcctatgatgtctgctgtgacatagttacccatcttgacaacacaaaAATTTCCAAacgtgtatgtagcaaaaaactccctctgtggtgtagcatgataagaagcacctgtgtcaatcatccactcaagatcctgacacacacaagaaaaaatatcatcagaatgagacaaaatcaaataatcaccaccctgcattgtagctatgatattatcttttgactctatagactctacttcttttccctttttcttgctcttcttaggttgcttacattagttcttgtaatgtcatttctcaccataattatagcaaacaatatcttttcttgatcttgacttgcttctacctatgcgtgaactgcttctagactttgaccttcctctgttctctgagataagtgcttgtgaatcattctgagatgttgccaaactctttcttctcaactcctcattcaacaaactgcttgttacttgactcatagtga harbors:
- the LOC103999427 gene encoding uncharacterized protein LOC103999427, with amino-acid sequence MASGESQKHLLSLIRNFASEKSQEELRVSDRKKRLLELQNDLNVANADLDGAKRSREMVEQELRGSQVQLSMIGASIHAQEARISLMQEEILKLRSDLDTLKSEVRFMRDEFVNSMCELNKKIRQFQEITVNAFQKEQPGQLCSDNGK